Proteins encoded in a region of the Solanum dulcamara chromosome 9, daSolDulc1.2, whole genome shotgun sequence genome:
- the LOC129903807 gene encoding acylsugar acyltransferase 3-like: MDNKYVDCNDQGVEYLNVQINCPMSQVLNNPYVEALDVVFPQDLPWNTTSLDRSALVVQLTHFNCGGLAVSVCISHKIADGYSIGQFLKDWASTTRDDQLDFKPSPWFGANSLFPSKLDDPPIVNGITREPQRLSKAYHFSSSNLGRLKDMVVATNSGVVHNPTSIEVATALVHKCAVVSSSTLLSTDENHPPTTTSMFKPSLLWQVMNLRPPLPLNAIGNGTYYFTAIATSEDEIQVPNFVDQLGKAKQHVKDKLKEINVNELGSRALEESKVAKNIMADDDYYLCSSFRNFGLYTIDFGWGRPIRVVPASHPRKKTLHFLDDPNGDGINENHCFGKNLHTVYVGKYRRQYLVSSELLERSSVRVIRGIGGVLLLLMWSNYDDMNSVGWVLEEKKIWWSGGGVGVGVGGVGEDDSGVGGINSC, from the exons ATGGATAATAAATACGTTGATTGCAATGACCAAGGTGTTGAGTATTTAAATGTCCAAATCAATTGTCCAATGTCTCAAGTTCTCAACAATCCCTATGTTGAAGCTCTAGATGTAGTCTTCCCACAAGATTTGCCTTGGAATACTACTTCCTTGGACCGAAGTGCACTTGTGGTCCAATTAACCCACTTTAATTGTGGTGGACTGGCAGTCAGCGTATGCATATCACACAAGATTGCTGATGGATATAGTATAGGTCAATTCCTTAAAGATTGGGCTTCCACAACTCGAGATGATCAGTTGGATTTCAAACCATCTCCTTGGTTTGGTGCAAATTCTCTATTCCCATCAAAATTAGATGACCCTCCAATTGTAAACGGAATAACTCGTGAACCTCAACGATTATCAAAAGCGTACCATTTCTCATCCTCTAATTTGGGTAGGCTCAAAGATATGGTTGTTGCAACGAATTCAGGAGTAGTACATAATCCAACTAGCATTGAAGTTGCCACAGCACTTGTTCATAAATGCGCAGTAgtatcatcatcaacattattATCAACCGATGAAAATCATCCTCCTACTACTACTAGCATGTTTAAACCATCTCTATTGTGGCAAGTAATGAACTTACGTCCACCATTGCCCCTAAACGCCATTGGAAATGGTACTTATTACTTTACCGCAATAGCAACAAGTGAAGATGAGATACAAGTGCCAAACTTTGTTGATCAACTAGGAAAGGCTAAACAACATGTTAAGGACAAGTTGAAGGAAATAAATGTAAATGAGCTAGGCTCGCGCGCACTTGAAGAATCCAAAGTGGCTAAAAACATAATGGCGGATGATGATTATTATCTGTGCTCAAGCTTTCGCAATTTCGGGTTATACACGATTGATTTTGGATGGGGTAGGCCCATAAGAGTGGTTCCAGCATCACATCCAAGGAAGAAGACACTTCATTTCTTGGATGACCCAAATGGAGATGGGATAAAT GAAAATCACTGCTTCGGCAAGAATTTGCACACAGTCTACGTCGGAAAATATCGTCGTCAGTACCTGGTGAGCTCCGAACTCCTGGAAAG ATCCTCAGTCAGAGTCATTAGAGGAATTGGTGGAGTTTTACTCTTGCTGATGTGGAGTAACT ATGATGATATGAATAGTGTTGGATGGGTGTTGGAGGAGAAAAAGATCTGGTGGAGTGGGggaggggttggggttggggtgggtggggttggagaagatgacaGTGGCGTGGGTGGGattaatagttgttaa
- the LOC129903808 gene encoding zeatin O-xylosyltransferase-like — protein MTSSLNPSQNNGIKEDVVVVMVPFLLQGHLNPLLHISRLISSYNLPIHYICYTDKIKQVKNRVHGWDPLTTSNIHFHEFPNPPSRGQYSSDKSLSEFESQKFMIPLLEESLMLREPVGAFLLEVSKKTRRVVVIYDSLMASVVQDVVSLPNAEAYCFNTSSAFMISSMYLEDELIRLHLPSFIGKFVVRFLLPRGFEFPNNLPSYKSSFIPEFMDFIIMQHVHNNFCSGNLYYTCKEIEGPYLDVLARFDRLLGRGTKQWAIGPSLPIATINDDDDQNNMIHRHECLKWLDKQEPNSVILVSFGTTTSLSTDQIKELAIGLEKSQQKFIWIVSDVLLKEGEQVQIPKGYEDRVQGRGVVVKDWAPQLEILRHSATGGFLSHCGWNSILECVTMGVPLATWPMVFDHPRIAVLVTNVLKIGIQVKDWERRDELITSTTIETAIRKLMASPQ, from the coding sequence atgacttcttcTTTAAACCCTAGCCAAAATAATGGAATTAAAGAAGATGTTGTTGTGGTGATGGTACCTTTTTTATTACAAGGACATCTCAATCCACTCCTACATATCTCTCGACTCATCTCTTCATACAATTTACCAATCCATTATATTTGCTATACTGATAAAATTAAGCAAGTTAAAAATCGCGTTCATGGTTGGGACCCTCTTACCACTTCTAACATTCATTTCCATGAGTTCCCAAATCCACCATCTCGCGGTCAATATTCTTCAGATAAATCTTTATCTGAATTCGAGTCACAAAAATTCATGATACCCCTCCTTGAAGAATCCCTTATGTTGCGCGAGCCTGTGGGTGCATTCTTACTAGAGGTTTCCAAAAAAACTCGTAGGGTAGTAGTCATTTATGACTCTCTCATGGCTAGTGTTGTTCAAGACGTTGTTTCTCTACCAAATGCAGAGGCCTATTGTTTCAATACCTCCTCTGCTTTTATGATAAGCTCCATGTATTTGGAAGATGAATTGATACGACTCCACCTCCCCTCCTTTATTGGCAAATTTGTCGTGAGATTTCTACTCCCTCGTGGATTTGAATTTCCCAATAATCTCCCATCCTATAAAAGTAGTTTCATACCCGAattcatggacttcattataatGCAACACGTGCATAACAATTTTTGCTCTGGAAACCTCTACTACACATGCAAGGAGATTGAGGGACCTTATCTCGATGTTCTTGCAAGGTTCGATAGGTTACTAGGAAGAGGCACCAAGCAATGGGCTATTGGTCCATCACTTCCAATCGCTACcattaatgatgatgatgatcaaaacAACATGATCCATCGTCACGAGTGTTTGAAATGGCTAGACAAACAAGAACCAAACTCGGTAATATTAGTGTCATTTGGAACAACAACATCCTTATCCACAGACCAAATCAAAGAGCTTGCTATCGGGTTGGAAAAGAGTCAACAAAAGTTCATTTGGATAGTGAGTGACGTGTTGTTAAAAGAAGGTGAACAAGTCCAAATTCCCAAAGGTTACGAAGATAGAGTACAAGGAAGAGGAGTCGTGGTGAAGGATTGGGCACCCCAATTGGAAATCTTGAGGCACTCAGCAACGGGAGGATTCTTGAGTCATTGCGGGTGGAATTCTATCTTGGAGTGTGTTACCATGGGAGTTCCATTAGCCACATGGCCTATGGTTTTTGACCATCCGAGGATTGCAGTGCTCGTCACAAATGTTCTCAAAATTGGCATCCAGGTGAAGGATTGGGAACGACGTGATGAGTTAATTACATCCACAACTATTGAGACCGCAATAAGAAAATTGATGGCTTCACCGCAATAA